The sequence GCGGTCGGCCCACCGGGGTGCGGGGCTCCGGTCGTCCTCGGCGCCCCGCACCGGATCAGCGGGTCTCGGTGAGCGGGCCGTACGCGTCGGGGCGGCGGGTGGTGAGGAACGGGAACAGCTCCAGCCAGTCGCGGCGGGCGTCCAGGTCCAGGTCGGCGACGAGGACGGCGGGCTCGTCGCGGGGGGCCTGGGCCAGGACGCGGCCGTACGGGTCCACGATGAACGAGCTGCCGTAGAAGGTGAGGCCGTTCTCGGCGCCGATGCGGTTCGGCACGACCATGAAGGTGGCGTTGGCGATGGCGTTGCCGGTGATCACCTTCTGCCAGAGCGGCTGGGAGTCGAAGCCGGGGAAGCCGGGCTCGGAGCCGATGGCGGTCGGGTAGACGAGGACGTCGGCGCCGGCCAGCGAGTAGGCGCGGGCCAGCTCGGGGAACCACTGGTCCCAGCAGGTCGGCAGGCCGAAGCGGGCCTCGTCGACCTCGACCAGCGGGAAGGCGTCGTCGCCCGCGGGGCCGGCCCGGAACCAGTCGTCCTCGTAGTAGCCCTCGGTGACCGGGATGTGCGTCTTGCGGGTGCGCTGGGCGAGCGTGCCGTCGGGGGCGACCAGGATCGCGGTGTTGTAGCCGAGGCCGTCGTCCTCGCCGCCGGGCGCCGGGGCCTTCTCGTACAGCGAGGCGTGGACGTACACCCCGTGCTCACGGGCGGCCCCGGCGGCGAACGTGAAGGTGGGGCCGGTCAGCAGGTCCTCGGGGGCGGCCGGCTCGGGGTGGTCGGCGCGGCGGACGACCGCGAAGTACGGCGAGAGCGTCAGCTCCTGGAGGCAGACCACCCGGGCGCCCTCCGCGGCCGCGAGCCGGACGCCCTCCAGCAGGGCGGCGCGGTGCTCGGCCGGATCGCGGTGCCAGCGCTGCTGGACGGCCGCGACGCGCAGCGGGGCGCGGTCGGCGGGGCGGGTCCGGGTCGGGGACGCGGGAGGGTTGTACGCGGTGATCAGACGCATGACCAGTTCCAGGGGCGAGGGGGACGGGGAGCGCGGGGCACGGCACCTGCCGGAACGTTCCGGCAACGGGATCGAATCTAACGCCGCCGGAACGTTCCGGCAACCCTTCGGCCTGCCCCGTGGCCGGCGTCTAGACTTCACCCCCGTGACCTCCCGGACCGTGACCCTGCTCGACGTGGCCCGCGCCGCCGGGGTCTCCAAGAGCACCGTGTCCGACGCGCTCCAGGGCTCGGGGCGGGTCGCCGCGGCCACCCGGGACCGGGTCCGCGCGGTGGCGGAGGAGCTCGGTTACCGCCCCAACAGCGCCGCCCGGCGGCTGCGCCGCGCCAGCACCGGGGCCGTCGGCCTGCATCTGCCGGCCACCGCGACCCGGCTGGACTACTACATGAACCTCGCCTTCGGGGCCGTCGAGCGGGCCCAGGAGGACGGGCTGGACGTGGTGCTGCTCGCGCCGTCGGGGGCGGCGGGCGGGCGGATCGCCTCGCGCGTGGACGGGCTGCTGGTGATCGACCCCGAGGCGGGCGACAGTGCGGTGCCGGGGCTGCTCGACGCGGGCGTCCCGGTGGTCACCGGCGAGCGCTACCTCGGCCCGGCCACCGGCCCCAGCGCCGCGGTGGTCTGCGACAACGCCGCCTCGCTGACCGCACTCCTCGACCACGTCACCGAGCGCGGCGCCCGCCTCCCTGCCGTCCTCGCCCCGTCCGGCTCCTCCGCCTGGGCGACGGCCCTGCGTGCGACGGCCCGGTCCTGGGGGCGGGCCCACGGGGTGGAGGTCGCGCTGCGCACCGTCCCGTTCGCGGCGACCCCGGCGGAGGCCGAGGAGGCCACCCGGGCCCTGCTCAACGCCGACCCCGCGGTCGACGCCGTGATCTGCGCCCCCGACGGGTCCGCCCCGGGCGTCCTGCGCGCGGCGGCCGCCCTCGGCCGGGAGACCGGCAGCGTCGACGGAGTCGGCGGTCCTGCCGGAAGCCCTGCGCCCGGCAGGGCGGCCGGCACCGGCCTGCTCGTCGCGTCCTGCGTCGACGGCCCCGCCACGCGCAACGCCGAACCGCCCGTCACCGCGGTCGACCTGCGCCCCGCCGCGTACGGCCGCGCCTGCGCCGAACTGCTCTGCGACATCCTCGCGGACCGGGCCGCCCCCGACACCGTCCGCCGCCACGCCTGGTCCCTGGAGACCCGCGCCTCGACCGGGCCCGCCTGAGCGGCACGCCACCCCGCGTCCGTTCGGAAAGCGGGCGGCCACGCCCCGGGGGCCCCGCCCCAACTCCAGGACCCGACCTCCGGTGCCACCCCCAACTCCCGGCCTCGCCCCGGCAGCCGTACTGGCGGCTTCGGGCGCCCCTCCGCCACATCTCCGCAACGTGAACATTCTGCGTCAAGTGGCAACGGGCGTGGCGGCCTTGACTTTTCGTCGTGCGGCCGATGGTAAGATCATCTTACTTCCAGTGGGCTGATGGCGTGTGGGGGCATTCCGGGAGGGATGGATTCCTCGGCCCCACCTTCGGAGGGGCACCTCCCGAAGCGGCGCACGGTCGCGGCGAAAGAGCCCTGACCGCGTGC is a genomic window of Streptomyces sp. YPW6 containing:
- a CDS encoding LacI family DNA-binding transcriptional regulator; translation: MTSRTVTLLDVARAAGVSKSTVSDALQGSGRVAAATRDRVRAVAEELGYRPNSAARRLRRASTGAVGLHLPATATRLDYYMNLAFGAVERAQEDGLDVVLLAPSGAAGGRIASRVDGLLVIDPEAGDSAVPGLLDAGVPVVTGERYLGPATGPSAAVVCDNAASLTALLDHVTERGARLPAVLAPSGSSAWATALRATARSWGRAHGVEVALRTVPFAATPAEAEEATRALLNADPAVDAVICAPDGSAPGVLRAAAALGRETGSVDGVGGPAGSPAPGRAAGTGLLVASCVDGPATRNAEPPVTAVDLRPAAYGRACAELLCDILADRAAPDTVRRHAWSLETRASTGPA
- a CDS encoding carbon-nitrogen hydrolase, producing the protein MRLITAYNPPASPTRTRPADRAPLRVAAVQQRWHRDPAEHRAALLEGVRLAAAEGARVVCLQELTLSPYFAVVRRADHPEPAAPEDLLTGPTFTFAAGAAREHGVYVHASLYEKAPAPGGEDDGLGYNTAILVAPDGTLAQRTRKTHIPVTEGYYEDDWFRAGPAGDDAFPLVEVDEARFGLPTCWDQWFPELARAYSLAGADVLVYPTAIGSEPGFPGFDSQPLWQKVITGNAIANATFMVVPNRIGAENGLTFYGSSFIVDPYGRVLAQAPRDEPAVLVADLDLDARRDWLELFPFLTTRRPDAYGPLTETR